In Nocardia sputorum, a single genomic region encodes these proteins:
- a CDS encoding GNAT family N-acetyltransferase, whose translation MSVSLSADLLSDRLILRSWTATAAAAVLGDERHAAWAADFPAAGDRVIAGLLTAHPDWFGPFGHRLVVERASGLVVGSIGLFWPPADGELEIGYGIVASRRGRGYATEATVALTAHARTAPGVHAVRADVELSNPSSVRVLEKAGFEQVSDVDGVARFRITLR comes from the coding sequence GTGTCTGTTTCTCTTTCCGCCGATCTGCTCTCCGACCGCCTGATCCTGCGGTCGTGGACCGCCACAGCGGCCGCCGCCGTGCTCGGCGACGAGCGTCATGCCGCGTGGGCGGCGGATTTCCCCGCCGCGGGCGATCGCGTCATCGCCGGTCTGCTCACCGCCCATCCGGACTGGTTCGGGCCGTTCGGGCACCGGCTCGTCGTGGAGCGAGCCAGTGGGCTCGTCGTCGGATCGATCGGGCTGTTCTGGCCGCCCGCCGACGGTGAGCTGGAGATCGGCTACGGCATCGTCGCCTCGCGTCGCGGCCGCGGCTACGCCACCGAGGCCACCGTCGCGTTGACGGCGCACGCGCGCACCGCGCCCGGCGTCCACGCGGTGCGCGCCGACGTGGAACTGTCCAATCCGTCGTCGGTACGCGTGCTGGAGAAAGCCGGGTTCGAGCAGGTGAGCGACGTGGACGGCGTCGCGCGGTTCCGCATCACACTGCGCTGA